A genomic window from Cotesia glomerata isolate CgM1 linkage group LG7, MPM_Cglom_v2.3, whole genome shotgun sequence includes:
- the LOC123269672 gene encoding uncharacterized protein LOC123269672, with the protein MDVTQETMKIQKLQGPENWAVWKFQTKIALIARDIDIGTAQQQPTPPTGTGDILPTLIQVNAYQEKLSKFKKMEAIVQFVITSSLGPEAVLHVMSCTTARQMWTRLQEVYESKSDTNIHMLNQQWYTLTKNESDNMTMYIAKVQDLAHRLKQMGEDVTDKQIISKILFTSPPVFRHFVTAWESTDEAGKTLTNLVARLVTEETRLFINTTPTDASEVLVAKGAYHKDHKPKRKGKCNYCGIPGHWERECRVKARDLRESGRNEKPRRTRQENALIDVMLHAATGGDEIQDK; encoded by the coding sequence atgGATGTGACTCAAGAGACTATGAAAATCCAGAAGCTCCAAGGACCAGAAAATTGGGCGGTCTGGAAATTTCAAACCAAGATTGCGTTGATAGCCAGAGATATCGACATTGGGACTGCTCAGCAGCAACCCACACCACCAACAGGTACAGGTGACATTCTACCTACTCTGATACAGGTAAATGCTTATCAAGAAAAACTAAGTAAATTTAAGAAGATGGAGGCCATCGTTCAGTTCGTCATAACATCAAGCTTGGGGCCTGAGGCGGTCCTACATGTGATGAGCTGTACAACTGCAAGACAAATGTGGACTAGGCTTCAGGAGGTGTACGAGAGCAAGTCAGACACAAACATTCATATGCTAAATCAACAATGGTACACACTAACAAAAAATGAGAGTGACAACATGACAATGTACATCGCCAAGGTTCAGGATCTTGCACATCGGCTAAAACAAATGGGTGAGGACGTTACagataaacaaataatatcgaaaatactctTTACTTCACCCCCTGTTTTCAGACATTTTGTTACGGCTTGGGAGTCAACAGATGAAGCTGGAAAAACGTTGACAAACCTGGTGGCCAGATTAGTTACAGAAGAGACgcgtttatttataaatacaacgCCGACAGATGCGAGTGAGGTACTGGTAGCAAAAGGAGCGTATCACAAGGATCACAAGCCCAAAAGAAAGGGCAAATGCAACTACTGTGGTATTCCAGGCCATTGGGAGCGTGAGTGCCGAGTTAAAGCCAGAGATTTAAGAGAGTCTGGCAGGAACGAGAAGCCGAGGAGGACTAGACAAGAAAATGCCCTCATTGATGTAATGCTACACGCTGCGACTGGAGGAGACGAGATACAGGACAaatga